The following coding sequences are from one Segnochrobactrum spirostomi window:
- a CDS encoding aldehyde dehydrogenase family protein produces MSTILADGIAEIRATGTLAGLPRNHFIDGRWSTPASGERMASDDPGRGAPFAEFANGDAADVDRAVEAARAAFQKTWRDVAPAERGRILQRMTSLLREEADRFALVECLDSGKRLAEAQGDVRGVIRAFEYYAGAADKLEGARLPLAKDYIGFTLDEPAGVAAQIIPWNYPLSTAARGIAPALAAGCAIVAKPAEQTPFTALMLAELGHRAGLPAGVLNVVTGTGARTGAPLVAHPGIDHITFTGSVATGIRVMHAAAENVTRLVLELGGKSPLVVLGDADLDAALDGVIEAIYENAGQICSAGSRLVLDRRIADGFLDRLVARTRGLRLGHGLDDVDVGPVNSALQLGRIDEHVRCAKAAGNDILCGGDIVHPAGANGGWFFAPTIVAARSPSDPIVTEEIFGPVLAVQTVENLDEAIAIANCTDYALVAGIYTSDLNKANRFARHVDAGQVFVNEYFAGGIEVPFGGNRKSGFGREKGMEGLRSYCRTKSVVMRLR; encoded by the coding sequence ATGAGCACCATTCTCGCCGACGGCATCGCCGAGATCCGGGCGACCGGGACGCTCGCCGGTCTCCCCCGCAATCATTTCATCGACGGCCGATGGAGCACGCCGGCGAGCGGCGAGCGGATGGCGAGCGACGATCCGGGCCGCGGCGCCCCCTTCGCCGAGTTCGCCAACGGCGACGCCGCGGACGTCGACCGCGCCGTCGAGGCGGCACGCGCGGCCTTCCAGAAGACCTGGCGCGACGTCGCCCCCGCGGAACGCGGCCGCATCCTTCAGCGCATGACCTCCCTGCTGCGCGAAGAAGCCGACCGCTTCGCGCTCGTCGAATGTCTCGACAGCGGCAAGCGTCTCGCCGAGGCCCAAGGCGACGTGCGCGGCGTGATCCGCGCCTTCGAATATTATGCCGGCGCGGCCGACAAGCTCGAAGGCGCCCGCCTCCCCCTCGCCAAGGATTATATCGGCTTCACGCTCGACGAGCCCGCCGGCGTCGCCGCGCAAATCATCCCATGGAACTACCCGCTGTCGACGGCGGCGCGCGGCATCGCCCCGGCTCTGGCAGCGGGCTGCGCCATCGTCGCGAAGCCGGCCGAGCAGACGCCGTTCACGGCGCTCATGCTCGCCGAGCTCGGCCACCGCGCCGGGCTGCCCGCCGGCGTGCTCAACGTCGTGACCGGAACCGGCGCCCGCACCGGCGCGCCGCTCGTCGCCCATCCCGGCATCGACCACATCACCTTCACCGGCTCCGTCGCGACCGGCATCCGCGTAATGCACGCCGCCGCCGAGAACGTGACCCGGCTGGTGCTCGAGCTCGGCGGCAAGTCTCCGCTCGTCGTGCTCGGCGACGCCGACCTCGATGCCGCCTTGGACGGCGTGATCGAAGCGATCTACGAGAATGCCGGACAGATCTGCTCCGCCGGCTCGCGGCTCGTGCTGGACCGCCGGATCGCCGACGGTTTCCTCGACCGCCTCGTCGCCCGCACCCGCGGATTGCGTCTCGGCCACGGGCTCGACGACGTCGATGTCGGCCCGGTCAACTCCGCCTTGCAGCTCGGCCGCATCGACGAGCACGTCCGGTGCGCGAAGGCCGCCGGCAACGACATCCTGTGCGGCGGCGACATCGTCCATCCGGCGGGTGCGAACGGCGGCTGGTTCTTCGCTCCGACGATCGTCGCCGCGCGCAGCCCTTCGGATCCCATCGTCACCGAGGAGATTTTCGGCCCCGTCCTCGCCGTTCAGACCGTCGAAAACCTCGACGAGGCGATCGCCATCGCCAATTGTACAGACTACGCCCTCGTCGCCGGCATCTACACGTCGGACCTGAACAAAGCGAACCGCTTTGCGCGGCACGTCGATGCGGGGCAGGTTTTCGTCAACGAATATTTCGCCGGTGGGATCGAGGTTCCTTTCGGCGGGAACCGAAAGTCCGGTTTTGGCCGCGAGAAGGGCATGGAAGGTCTTCGCAGCTATTGCCGGACCAAGAGCGTCGTCATGCGTCTTCGCTGA
- a CDS encoding mandelate racemase/muconate lactonizing enzyme family protein, with product MKIRRLETFSNRAVGFVRVTTEDGREGWGQLSTYNADITAQVFHRQIAPHALGADADDIRALVELIPEREHKFPCSYLFRALGGLDTALWDLRGRTAGKSVCELLGGTPRPFPVYASSMKRGEITPRDEAERLKRLQGEYGYTAFKFRVGRECGHDLDEWPGRTDEIVPLVRQALGPDARLLVDANSAYSPKKAIEVGRFLEDHGIVHFEEPCPYWQHHWTKEVTAALDLDVTGGEQDCDLMLWRYMIENRVVDVVQPDLCYLGGVERMLMVATMAAEAGMIVTPHSANQLMVTAFTLHVMGALPNAGPYVEFSIEGEDYYPWERGVLRNPLVARDGMVEIPSGPGWGLEIEPAWLDAAIYQVSEIEA from the coding sequence ATGAAGATCAGACGCCTGGAAACCTTCTCGAACCGCGCGGTCGGCTTCGTCCGGGTCACCACCGAGGACGGCCGGGAAGGCTGGGGCCAGCTTTCGACCTACAATGCCGACATCACCGCCCAGGTCTTTCACCGCCAGATCGCGCCGCACGCCCTCGGCGCCGACGCCGACGACATCCGTGCGCTCGTCGAGCTGATCCCAGAGCGTGAGCACAAATTCCCCTGCTCCTACCTGTTCCGGGCGCTCGGTGGCCTCGACACCGCTTTGTGGGATCTGCGCGGGCGGACCGCGGGCAAGAGCGTGTGCGAACTTCTCGGCGGCACGCCGCGCCCCTTCCCCGTCTACGCCTCGAGCATGAAGCGCGGCGAGATCACCCCGCGCGACGAGGCCGAGCGCCTGAAGCGGCTTCAGGGCGAGTACGGCTACACCGCTTTCAAGTTCCGCGTCGGCCGGGAATGCGGTCACGATCTCGACGAATGGCCGGGCCGGACCGACGAGATCGTGCCGCTCGTCCGCCAGGCGCTCGGCCCGGACGCGCGCCTCCTCGTCGACGCCAACAGCGCCTATTCGCCGAAGAAGGCGATCGAGGTCGGCCGCTTCCTCGAAGACCACGGCATCGTCCATTTCGAGGAGCCCTGCCCCTATTGGCAGCATCATTGGACCAAGGAGGTCACGGCCGCCCTCGATCTCGACGTCACCGGCGGCGAACAGGACTGCGACCTGATGCTGTGGCGGTACATGATCGAAAACCGCGTGGTCGACGTCGTCCAGCCCGACCTCTGCTATCTCGGCGGCGTCGAGAGGATGCTGATGGTCGCCACTATGGCGGCCGAGGCGGGCATGATCGTCACGCCCCATTCGGCGAACCAGCTCATGGTCACCGCCTTCACCCTCCATGTCATGGGCGCGTTGCCGAATGCCGGGCCTTATGTGGAATTCTCGATAGAGGGCGAGGATTATTATCCCTGGGAACGCGGCGTGCTGCGCAACCCCCTCGTCGCCCGCGACGGCATGGTCGAGATTCCCTCGGGCCCGGGCTGGGGCCTCGAAATCGAACCGGCCTGGCTCGACGCCGCGATCTATCAAGTGAGCGAGATCGAAGCATGA
- the pdxR gene encoding MocR-like pyridoxine biosynthesis transcription factor PdxR codes for MVKWAEGVLLQAIPIDRSGDQPLALQISAGLREMILGGALRPGERLPATRTLAQELGVARATIVESFERLLAEGLLETRVGSGTYVSAVLDAERPSAPPPIEVVPTERARLARSMTHAAGRFVARLPHEPRPFTTALPAYDAFPMAEWTRLATRHWRNPRHMVLGYPDPCGYQPLREAIAAHLRTNRGIRCDWRCVFIVAGAQQAFQLIAGTLIDPGDRVWFEDPGAIGARNSLVMQGADLVPIPVDDAGLCVERGLELAPDFALAFVTPSHQQPLGAKLSLERRFALLKAVATCGAFVIEDDWDGEFCFSGQPLPTLKGIDAAERVLYVGTFSKSLFPALRLGYLLAPTSLVPAFESSLAAFSPGVPTALQATVADFIAEGHFATHVRRMRRLYAERYQALVTAIETHLSDWLDIVPTTTGMHTVAFLKRDLKAEAVCAEAAKVGLTVAPISRFCIVPYPREGVVLGFSGFTPAQIAAAVPLLRGALVACEGQGRGAGGLAMSA; via the coding sequence ATGGTGAAATGGGCGGAGGGCGTGCTGCTTCAGGCGATCCCGATCGATCGCAGCGGCGACCAGCCGCTCGCCCTCCAGATCTCGGCGGGCCTGCGCGAGATGATCCTCGGCGGCGCGCTGCGCCCAGGCGAGCGGCTGCCGGCGACGCGCACGCTCGCCCAGGAGCTCGGCGTCGCGCGGGCGACGATCGTCGAGAGCTTCGAACGGCTCCTTGCCGAGGGTCTGCTCGAGACGCGGGTCGGTTCCGGCACCTATGTGAGCGCGGTGCTCGACGCCGAGCGGCCGAGCGCACCGCCACCGATCGAGGTGGTGCCGACCGAGCGCGCCCGTCTCGCCCGCTCCATGACCCATGCGGCGGGGCGTTTCGTCGCCCGCCTGCCCCACGAGCCGCGGCCGTTCACCACGGCGCTGCCGGCCTACGACGCCTTTCCGATGGCGGAATGGACCCGGCTCGCGACCCGCCATTGGCGCAATCCGCGCCACATGGTGCTCGGTTATCCAGACCCGTGCGGCTACCAGCCGTTGCGGGAGGCGATCGCGGCGCACCTGCGCACCAATCGCGGCATCCGCTGCGATTGGCGTTGCGTCTTCATCGTCGCCGGCGCCCAGCAGGCGTTCCAGCTCATCGCCGGCACGCTCATCGATCCCGGCGATCGGGTCTGGTTCGAGGATCCCGGCGCGATCGGCGCCCGCAACAGCCTCGTCATGCAGGGGGCCGATCTGGTGCCCATTCCGGTCGACGATGCCGGCCTCTGTGTCGAGCGGGGTCTCGAACTCGCGCCGGACTTCGCGCTCGCCTTCGTCACCCCGTCCCACCAGCAGCCGCTCGGCGCGAAGCTCAGCCTGGAGCGCCGCTTTGCCCTCCTCAAGGCGGTCGCGACCTGCGGCGCCTTCGTCATCGAGGACGATTGGGACGGCGAATTCTGCTTCTCCGGCCAGCCGTTGCCGACGCTCAAGGGCATCGATGCGGCCGAGCGCGTGCTCTATGTCGGCACCTTCTCGAAGTCGCTGTTTCCGGCGCTCCGGCTCGGCTATCTGCTGGCGCCCACCTCCCTCGTCCCGGCCTTCGAATCGAGCCTCGCGGCCTTCTCGCCGGGCGTGCCGACGGCCTTGCAGGCGACCGTCGCCGACTTCATCGCCGAGGGCCACTTCGCGACCCATGTGCGCCGCATGCGGCGGCTCTACGCAGAGCGCTACCAGGCCCTGGTGACGGCCATCGAAACCCACCTGTCGGATTGGCTCGACATCGTCCCGACGACGACCGGCATGCACACGGTGGCCTTCCTCAAGCGCGATCTGAAGGCCGAGGCGGTGTGCGCCGAGGCCGCGAAGGTCGGGTTGACCGTGGCGCCGATCAGCCGCTTCTGCATCGTGCCTTACCCCCGCGAAGGCGTCGTGCTCGGCTTTTCCGGCTTCACGCCGGCCCAGATCGCCGCGGCGGTTCCCCTCCTGCGCGGCGCGCTCGTTGCCTGTGAAGGGCAGGGGAGGGGCGCGGGTGGCCTCGCGATGTCCGCCTGA